In a single window of the Limnochorda sp. L945t genome:
- the holB gene encoding DNA polymerase III subunit delta', with product MGHARAVGWFRRAIQGGRIGGAYLLHGPRGVGKATLARAVAAALLCEAPDEDGEACGRCDACQAVARGRHPDVVWVAPSTEAGNITIQQIRDLRMRLSLSPQRGAWTVAALERADRLTLEAANAFLKSLEEPPGQTVLFLLAEEVDALPETIRSRCLPFYLGPVDRSLIARTLEERLGLAPEEARRRALASAGRPGWAMEGWEGALRRRQTAIDWLRQALVQPPARVDRLTRELEGGDPGEVDENLAAMIWLWRDVAAWVFGGKQPDIVTGDQEMEALLRRIRPVGAVEGLRTLIRAREMIARYTSRRLTLNWAWMVLRRASCGDRSAS from the coding sequence CTGCTCCACGGGCCCCGCGGGGTGGGGAAAGCGACGCTGGCCAGGGCCGTGGCGGCCGCCCTGCTCTGTGAGGCGCCTGACGAAGACGGGGAGGCATGCGGGCGCTGCGACGCATGCCAGGCGGTGGCCCGGGGCCGTCATCCGGACGTCGTGTGGGTGGCCCCCTCCACGGAGGCCGGCAACATCACCATTCAGCAGATACGGGACCTGCGGATGCGCCTGAGCCTTTCCCCCCAGCGGGGGGCGTGGACCGTGGCGGCGCTGGAGCGGGCCGACCGGCTCACGCTCGAAGCGGCCAACGCTTTCCTCAAGTCCCTGGAAGAGCCGCCCGGCCAGACGGTGCTCTTCTTGCTGGCCGAAGAGGTCGACGCCCTGCCTGAGACCATCCGCTCCCGTTGCCTGCCTTTCTACCTCGGACCGGTCGATCGCTCCCTCATCGCAAGGACGCTCGAAGAGCGCCTCGGATTGGCCCCCGAAGAGGCCAGGCGCCGGGCCCTGGCATCGGCCGGACGTCCGGGCTGGGCCATGGAAGGCTGGGAGGGAGCGCTGCGGCGGCGCCAAACCGCGATCGACTGGTTGCGCCAGGCCCTGGTCCAGCCGCCGGCCCGGGTCGACCGGTTGACCCGTGAACTGGAAGGGGGCGATCCTGGCGAAGTGGACGAGAACCTTGCTGCAATGATATGGTTGTGGCGGGATGTGGCGGCGTGGGTCTTTGGTGGGAAGCAACCGGACATCGTGACCGGCGATCAGGAGATGGAGGCGCTGCTCCGCCGGATCCGCCCGGTGGGGGCTGTGGAGGGGCTCCGGACCTTGATCCGGGCGAGGGAGATGATCGCCCGGTACACGAGCCGCCGGTTGACGCTCAACTGGGCGTGGATGGTGCTGCGCCGGGCAAGCTGCGGGGACCGGTCCGCGTCGTAG
- a CDS encoding PSP1 domain-containing protein → MDGAAPGKLRGPVRVVAVRLGRAGRVYYFDPRDLPLTRGAWVVVETQRGLETGQVVVEPREVVAEKVVWPLRPVVRLATESDLAQRDQWQQKEQQAFALGMEKVEQHHLPMRIVDAEYGFDGSRLTFYFTAPERVDFRELVRDLASTFHTRIDLRQVGARDVARMVGGIGPCGRPVCCASFLSEFRPVTIRMAKDQGLPLNPEKLSGLCGRLMCCLAYELDRVPATVTTAATGADGTARPAGCPLNGCGGDGQAPGPAPGESADPDGPAAALPATDGATRRRPRRRRRHRRPSAA, encoded by the coding sequence GTGGATGGTGCTGCGCCGGGCAAGCTGCGGGGACCGGTCCGCGTCGTAGCGGTGCGGTTGGGCCGCGCCGGCCGGGTCTACTACTTCGATCCCCGGGATTTGCCCCTGACCCGCGGGGCGTGGGTCGTCGTGGAAACCCAGAGGGGGCTCGAGACCGGGCAGGTCGTGGTCGAGCCGCGGGAAGTGGTCGCGGAGAAGGTCGTGTGGCCGCTTCGTCCCGTAGTCCGCCTGGCGACCGAGAGCGATCTCGCACAGCGGGACCAGTGGCAGCAGAAGGAGCAGCAAGCTTTCGCCCTCGGGATGGAGAAGGTGGAGCAGCACCACCTGCCCATGCGGATCGTCGACGCCGAGTACGGTTTCGACGGATCCCGTCTCACCTTCTACTTCACGGCTCCGGAGCGGGTGGATTTTCGCGAGCTGGTGCGGGATCTCGCTTCGACCTTCCACACCCGGATCGACTTGCGGCAGGTCGGCGCCCGGGACGTCGCGCGGATGGTCGGGGGGATCGGGCCGTGCGGGCGGCCCGTTTGCTGCGCCTCTTTCCTGTCCGAGTTCCGGCCCGTCACCATCCGCATGGCCAAGGACCAGGGCCTTCCCCTCAACCCGGAGAAGCTCTCGGGCCTGTGCGGGCGCCTGATGTGCTGCCTCGCCTACGAGCTCGATCGCGTGCCGGCTACGGTGACCACCGCGGCCACGGGCGCCGACGGCACGGCCCGCCCTGCCGGCTGCCCGCTCAACGGGTGTGGCGGCGATGGCCAAGCGCCGGGCCCGGCACCGGGCGAATCCGCCGACCCCGATGGCCCGGCGGCCGCATTGCCGGCCACGGATGGGGCCACCCGGAGGCGGCCGCGCCGGCGCAGGCGTCACCGGAGGCCTTCAGCCGCTTGA
- the rsmI gene encoding 16S rRNA (cytidine(1402)-2'-O)-methyltransferase: MSGILWVCGTPIGNLQDVSLRLVETLKAVDLVACEDTRRALKLLNHLGIRKRLVSYHEHNAAHRLPLLLQKLHEGLQLALVTDAGMPVVSDPGWELVREAAASGIAVRVVPGPSAVVSALAVSGLPGQRFWFEGFLPRQPKRRRERLEALRDLPGTLVFFEAPHRLAASLQAMAEVLGARPAACARELTKVHEEVVRGSLVELARRFEQAEPPPLGECTIVVGPPPALLHCESTKNIQYT; encoded by the coding sequence TTGAGCGGGATCCTGTGGGTCTGCGGGACCCCCATCGGCAATCTGCAGGACGTTTCGTTGCGCCTCGTGGAGACCCTCAAGGCGGTCGACCTGGTGGCATGCGAGGATACCCGCCGCGCCCTCAAGCTCCTCAACCACCTCGGCATCCGCAAGCGGCTGGTCAGCTACCACGAGCACAACGCCGCCCATCGCCTGCCGTTGTTGCTGCAAAAGCTGCACGAAGGGCTGCAGCTCGCTCTCGTGACCGACGCCGGGATGCCGGTCGTCTCGGACCCGGGTTGGGAGCTGGTGCGGGAGGCGGCCGCCTCCGGGATCGCCGTGCGGGTGGTGCCCGGTCCGTCGGCCGTGGTCTCCGCTCTGGCGGTCTCGGGGCTACCGGGGCAGCGCTTCTGGTTCGAGGGGTTCTTGCCTCGCCAGCCCAAGCGCCGGCGAGAGCGGCTGGAGGCGTTGCGGGACCTCCCCGGCACCCTCGTCTTCTTCGAGGCTCCTCACCGTCTGGCGGCGAGCCTGCAGGCGATGGCAGAGGTTCTAGGGGCGCGCCCGGCCGCCTGCGCGCGAGAGCTGACCAAAGTCCACGAGGAGGTCGTCCGGGGGAGCCTGGTCGAGCTCGCCCGGCGCTTCGAGCAGGCGGAGCCGCCGCCCCTGGGCGAGTGCACCATCGTGGTGGGCCCTCCGCCCGCGCTTTTGCACTGCGAGAGCACTAAAAACATCCAGTATACATGA
- a CDS encoding glutamate synthase-related protein: MTQWPLRQAGAAPAEYARHYEHGNCGLAAVFSRDGRPDRAVLERVLTYLGRLAHRSGSVEGEGDGCGIQTDIPRALWAGRLEEAGLDPELARHPSFAVAHLFVSSPSSDLVERIRHFLARRGIRLLVSCLDRAVVEALGPRGRRQAPAFWQLALMVDPPGVDGWWRPGLLPFEGDGTLGSAQRRLSALVGSRLFESSLELERAFESVHVVSMSAHTVVYKVLGDVGHLQAFYPDLQDPAFATRAAIGHNRYSTNTMPTFDRAQPFTVLAHNGEINTIRRLVMEAEQVGIPTILGGSDSQNLNRTADAMLHRMGYSLMETLEILFPPILNEIKRYPAEWQEYYMYLRQAWGPFAQGPAAIFARHRDMAVMAADALGLRPLWYVPAQDVVVFSSEPGVVPTRELVSDPKPLGPGEKMAVLLEPGGARVLAYPYLQEWVVERWKRRIGAVGGFARWISPARAFASPAGAGSEPGPVEEAVLQRLMAAWAWQADDVKILEDMARSGAEPIGSLGYDAPLAALSPELHNLADYFKETVAVVTNPAIDRDREIEHFSTRVVVGRRPALKPAGGHGDMAARPGAIELLLPVCVGGAPQGSALDLESARRVAASFETLAWPDLVAGLCATVVPVRRRRGETTVAALHRTARQASEAVSSGSALVVLDDGGVFEDEAGTWMDPHLVVAFVDRALRQAAGLRRRAGIVVRSGALRNLHDVMLALGLGADVVVPWMMVELAARSAVAAGQSAEQGVAHLLSALHKGMEKVISTLGIHEIRGYARLFSCIGLKPELAVLLEVEAYAASDGAGVGFQELEQSTERRRALATGEGGSEPRLVRPFHYWPRIWKALAQAAEGAIPYAAAARQMEELERAHPVALRHLLALRPSGSPLEGPVDLSVGEHSLPFVISSMSFGSQGERAYRAYLEAAVRANIVCLNGEGGEIPDLVGRWPRHRGIQVASGRFGVHAEMLNGAWVIEIKIGQGAKPGEGGHLPGRKVSAKVARARNARAGVDLISPSNNHDIYSIEDLAQLIHELRTVSPASRIAVKVPVVPGIGTIAVGIAKAGADVINLSGFDGGTGAARRHAIRHVGLPAEIGIAEAHRALVASGLRHQVEIWADGGMKSALDAMKSILLGANRVGFGTLAMVAIGCTICRGCQLDTCHVGIATQIEEEREALERGLKHFVPRDEERAAAQLASLLEQMGEELATLTRQLGARRTQDLVGRVDLLEQVALHSRVDLSELLRPAVWAPVAHTGVSLPQPLAATNERPEPGRLSLPAGSPLVVEQAVAVRERLLAGDHRVEWETDRAACSDRVLATPVAGQLARLRLGLEGRANGWHQSGARITVRGAASVGNGAAAFNTEGVDVTIEGGAQDGAGKCALGGRLVVLKGVGAGGRRVNGCVGKSFAYGAQRGRFFVQGEADSRAAIRLSGADVVFGAMPRVPLDDSRASAASTAQLKGFAFEYMTNGRAVVLGDPGPWICSGMTGGVVYLRLAPQIGLDEYALRRRIAKGARVQLGPIDDTGERDIRELLGEYAELLRASGQVDEAMEVDRLARSCREQFVAVRPVGQQVDVRFSTE, encoded by the coding sequence GTGACCCAGTGGCCCCTGCGCCAGGCGGGAGCTGCCCCGGCCGAATACGCCCGCCACTACGAGCATGGGAATTGTGGGCTGGCCGCGGTCTTCTCCAGGGACGGCCGCCCCGATCGGGCGGTCCTCGAACGGGTCCTGACCTATCTCGGCCGGCTGGCCCACCGGTCCGGGTCGGTCGAGGGGGAGGGGGACGGCTGCGGCATCCAGACGGACATCCCGCGAGCTCTGTGGGCCGGGCGGTTGGAAGAGGCCGGCCTCGACCCGGAGCTGGCCCGGCACCCTTCCTTTGCCGTCGCCCATCTGTTCGTCTCGTCTCCCTCCTCTGATCTCGTCGAGCGGATACGCCATTTCCTGGCCCGGCGCGGCATCCGCCTTCTCGTATCGTGCCTCGACCGTGCCGTCGTCGAGGCGCTGGGGCCCCGGGGGCGGAGGCAGGCGCCTGCGTTCTGGCAGCTGGCCCTGATGGTCGACCCGCCGGGGGTCGACGGGTGGTGGCGCCCGGGCTTGCTCCCGTTCGAAGGGGACGGGACGCTGGGGTCGGCCCAGCGGCGGCTGTCGGCCCTGGTGGGCAGCCGCCTGTTCGAGTCGTCGCTGGAGCTCGAGCGGGCGTTCGAGTCGGTCCACGTCGTCTCCATGAGCGCCCACACGGTCGTTTACAAGGTGCTGGGCGACGTGGGGCATCTGCAGGCCTTCTACCCGGACTTGCAGGACCCGGCCTTCGCCACGAGGGCGGCCATCGGCCACAACCGGTACTCCACCAACACCATGCCGACCTTCGATCGGGCGCAACCGTTCACCGTGCTCGCGCACAACGGGGAGATCAACACGATCCGGCGCCTGGTGATGGAGGCGGAGCAGGTCGGCATCCCCACGATCCTGGGCGGGAGCGATTCCCAAAACCTCAACCGTACGGCCGACGCGATGCTCCACCGGATGGGCTATTCGCTGATGGAGACCCTGGAAATCCTTTTCCCGCCCATTCTCAACGAGATCAAGCGGTATCCGGCCGAGTGGCAGGAGTACTACATGTACCTGCGCCAGGCCTGGGGCCCCTTTGCCCAAGGGCCGGCCGCCATCTTCGCCCGGCACCGGGACATGGCCGTGATGGCCGCCGATGCCCTGGGTCTTCGCCCGCTGTGGTACGTGCCGGCTCAAGACGTCGTGGTCTTCTCGTCGGAGCCCGGGGTCGTACCGACGCGGGAACTCGTGTCGGACCCCAAGCCCCTCGGCCCGGGGGAGAAGATGGCGGTGTTGCTGGAGCCGGGCGGCGCGCGGGTGCTCGCTTATCCCTACCTGCAGGAGTGGGTCGTGGAACGCTGGAAGCGGCGAATTGGCGCTGTCGGCGGCTTTGCCCGGTGGATCTCTCCCGCCAGGGCGTTTGCCTCGCCGGCCGGCGCCGGCTCCGAGCCCGGGCCGGTCGAGGAAGCCGTGCTCCAACGGCTGATGGCGGCGTGGGCGTGGCAGGCGGACGACGTCAAGATCCTGGAAGACATGGCCCGGAGCGGCGCTGAGCCCATCGGCTCCCTCGGGTACGACGCCCCGCTGGCCGCCCTCTCCCCTGAACTGCACAACCTGGCCGACTACTTCAAAGAGACCGTGGCCGTGGTGACCAACCCGGCCATCGACCGGGATCGGGAGATCGAACACTTCTCGACGCGGGTCGTGGTGGGGCGCAGGCCGGCTCTCAAGCCGGCAGGGGGCCATGGCGACATGGCGGCCCGTCCGGGAGCCATCGAGCTGCTGCTGCCCGTCTGCGTGGGTGGCGCTCCCCAGGGGAGTGCCCTTGACCTGGAGAGCGCCCGGCGGGTGGCGGCCTCTTTCGAGACGCTGGCGTGGCCTGACCTCGTGGCCGGGCTTTGCGCGACGGTGGTGCCCGTGCGCCGGCGGCGGGGCGAGACCACGGTGGCGGCCTTGCACCGCACGGCCCGGCAGGCGTCCGAAGCGGTCTCTTCTGGCAGCGCCCTGGTGGTGCTGGACGACGGCGGGGTCTTCGAGGACGAGGCGGGCACATGGATGGATCCCCATCTGGTCGTCGCCTTCGTGGATCGGGCGCTACGCCAGGCGGCGGGCTTACGCCGGCGGGCCGGCATCGTCGTGCGCAGCGGAGCGTTGCGCAACCTTCACGACGTCATGCTGGCCCTCGGCCTGGGCGCGGACGTGGTCGTGCCGTGGATGATGGTGGAGCTCGCCGCCCGCAGCGCCGTGGCCGCGGGCCAGAGCGCCGAGCAGGGCGTGGCCCACCTCCTCTCGGCCCTGCACAAAGGGATGGAGAAAGTGATCTCCACCCTGGGCATTCACGAGATCCGGGGCTACGCGCGCCTTTTCTCGTGCATCGGGCTGAAGCCGGAGCTGGCAGTGTTGCTCGAGGTCGAGGCATACGCTGCCTCGGACGGGGCGGGCGTGGGGTTCCAGGAACTGGAGCAGTCGACGGAGCGACGACGGGCCCTCGCCACCGGGGAGGGGGGCTCCGAACCCCGTCTGGTGCGGCCGTTCCACTACTGGCCTCGCATCTGGAAGGCGCTGGCCCAGGCTGCGGAAGGCGCCATCCCGTACGCGGCGGCCGCCCGCCAGATGGAAGAGCTCGAACGGGCCCATCCGGTGGCCCTGCGCCATCTGCTCGCTCTGCGCCCTTCGGGAAGCCCGCTCGAGGGGCCGGTCGACCTTTCCGTCGGAGAACACTCGCTGCCTTTCGTGATCAGCTCCATGTCGTTCGGGTCGCAGGGGGAGCGGGCTTACCGCGCGTACCTCGAGGCCGCGGTGCGGGCCAACATCGTCTGCCTCAACGGTGAGGGCGGCGAGATTCCGGACCTGGTGGGCCGCTGGCCTCGCCACCGCGGCATCCAGGTGGCGTCGGGCCGTTTCGGCGTTCACGCCGAGATGCTCAACGGCGCCTGGGTCATCGAGATCAAGATCGGGCAGGGGGCCAAGCCGGGCGAGGGCGGGCACCTGCCGGGGCGCAAGGTGTCGGCCAAGGTGGCTCGGGCTCGCAACGCCCGGGCAGGCGTCGACCTCATCTCTCCCTCCAACAACCACGACATTTACTCCATCGAGGACCTGGCCCAGCTCATCCACGAACTGCGGACGGTGAGCCCGGCCTCCCGGATCGCCGTCAAGGTACCCGTGGTGCCGGGGATCGGCACCATTGCGGTAGGCATCGCCAAGGCGGGGGCCGACGTCATCAACCTCAGCGGCTTCGACGGCGGCACCGGTGCTGCCCGCCGGCACGCCATCCGCCACGTGGGCCTGCCGGCCGAGATCGGCATCGCAGAGGCCCACAGGGCCCTGGTCGCTTCGGGGCTGCGCCACCAGGTCGAGATCTGGGCCGACGGAGGCATGAAGAGCGCTCTGGACGCCATGAAGAGTATCCTCCTGGGCGCCAACCGGGTCGGCTTCGGCACGCTCGCCATGGTGGCCATCGGATGCACCATATGCCGGGGCTGCCAGCTCGACACGTGTCACGTGGGCATCGCCACGCAGATCGAGGAGGAGCGGGAAGCGCTGGAGCGGGGCCTCAAGCACTTCGTGCCTCGCGACGAGGAGCGGGCCGCGGCGCAGCTGGCCTCGCTGCTCGAGCAGATGGGGGAGGAGCTGGCCACGCTGACCCGGCAGCTGGGGGCCCGGCGCACGCAGGACCTGGTGGGGAGGGTCGACCTGCTCGAACAGGTGGCGCTCCACTCCCGGGTCGACCTCTCGGAGCTCCTCCGGCCTGCGGTCTGGGCACCGGTCGCCCATACTGGCGTGAGCCTGCCGCAGCCGCTCGCCGCCACGAACGAACGCCCGGAACCCGGGCGCCTCAGCCTGCCGGCCGGCTCCCCCTTGGTGGTGGAACAAGCGGTGGCAGTCCGGGAGCGGCTCCTGGCGGGCGACCACCGGGTCGAGTGGGAGACCGACCGGGCGGCATGCTCCGACCGGGTCCTGGCGACCCCGGTGGCCGGCCAGCTGGCCCGCCTGCGGCTCGGCCTCGAAGGGCGGGCCAACGGCTGGCACCAGAGCGGGGCCCGCATCACCGTGCGGGGCGCTGCCTCGGTGGGCAACGGCGCCGCTGCGTTCAACACGGAGGGCGTGGACGTGACCATCGAGGGAGGGGCGCAGGACGGAGCGGGCAAGTGCGCGCTCGGGGGCAGGCTCGTGGTGCTGAAGGGGGTCGGGGCCGGCGGCCGGCGGGTCAACGGGTGCGTGGGCAAGAGCTTTGCCTACGGCGCCCAGCGAGGCCGCTTCTTCGTGCAGGGTGAGGCCGACTCCCGGGCCGCCATCCGCCTCTCCGGCGCCGACGTGGTGTTCGGAGCGATGCCGAGGGTGCCCCTGGACGACTCGCGGGCGAGCGCGGCCAGCACGGCCCAGCTCAAGGGGTTCGCCTTCGAGTACATGACCAACGGGCGGGCCGTGGTACTGGGGGATCCGGGCCCGTGGATCTGTTCGGGCATGACCGGCGGCGTGGTCTACCTGCGCCTGGCGCCTCAGATCGGCCTCGACGAGTACGCGCTGCGCCGGCGCATTGCCAAGGGCGCCCGGGTCCAGCTCGGGCCGATCGACGATACCGGGGAGCGGGACATCCGGGAGCTGCTCGGTGAGTACGCCGAGCTGTTGCGGGCAAGCGGCCAGGTAGACGAGGCGATGGAGGTGGACCGCCTGGCCCGCTCTTGCCGGGAGCAGTTCGTGGCGGTACGTCCGGTGGGGCAACAGGTGGACGTTCGGTTCTCGACCGAGTAA
- a CDS encoding AbrB/MazE/SpoVT family DNA-binding domain-containing protein → MKSTGIVRKVDELGRVVIPIELRRTLQINEKDALEIYVDGEKIILKKYEPACIFCGNADDLRRFHEKNICSACLSELRKVS, encoded by the coding sequence ATGAAATCGACCGGTATCGTGCGCAAGGTCGACGAGCTGGGGCGCGTGGTCATCCCCATCGAATTGCGCCGCACGCTACAGATCAACGAGAAGGATGCCCTCGAGATCTACGTCGACGGCGAAAAGATCATCCTCAAGAAGTACGAGCCGGCGTGCATCTTCTGTGGCAACGCTGATGATCTGCGGCGGTTCCACGAGAAAAACATCTGTTCCGCCTGCTTGAGCGAACTGCGCAAGGTCTCCTGA
- a CDS encoding DUF441 family protein yields MGESLLLLTLAAAGLLGGNDAVGIAALVALGVRAVGSAPLLEGTAHHSLHLGILFLVLSLLLNALSTGQQALTLFSRMVGTPAGLLSLVVGFYSTRMAADGITLMQRQPEALLGLVMGSLIGVWVLGGVPVGPLVAAGIVQLLLRVWPR; encoded by the coding sequence GTGGGCGAGTCGTTGCTCTTGTTGACGCTGGCCGCGGCCGGGCTTCTCGGGGGTAACGACGCGGTGGGGATCGCCGCCCTCGTCGCGCTCGGCGTGCGGGCCGTGGGCTCCGCCCCCCTGCTGGAAGGTACGGCCCACCACAGCCTGCACCTCGGGATCCTCTTCCTGGTACTCAGCCTCCTGCTCAACGCGCTCAGCACGGGCCAGCAAGCCCTGACGCTCTTCTCCCGGATGGTGGGCACGCCGGCAGGGCTTCTCAGCCTCGTCGTCGGCTTCTACTCCACCCGCATGGCCGCCGACGGGATCACGCTCATGCAGCGCCAGCCCGAAGCCCTCCTGGGGCTCGTGATGGGATCCCTGATCGGGGTCTGGGTGCTCGGCGGGGTGCCGGTAGGACCGCTCGTGGCCGCGGGGATCGTGCAGCTTCTGCTGCGCGTGTGGCCACGGTGA